A genomic window from Methylorubrum extorquens includes:
- a CDS encoding aa3-type cytochrome c oxidase subunit IV — MADTKTLTGMHYSPAMDEKTHEQTYRGFVRFVEIGTVTVLCWVTALAIGGVHEAWLTAIIGVLVSWVAAAIGAFVPAIGWKAQAFVFAALLAILFLS; from the coding sequence ATGGCGGATACGAAGACCCTCACCGGCATGCACTACAGCCCGGCGATGGACGAGAAGACCCACGAGCAGACCTATCGGGGCTTCGTCCGCTTCGTCGAGATCGGTACCGTCACGGTGTTGTGCTGGGTGACCGCTCTCGCGATCGGCGGCGTGCACGAAGCGTGGCTGACCGCGATCATCGGCGTGCTGGTCTCCTGGGTGGCCGCAGCCATCGGCGCCTTCGTCCCCGCCATCGGCTGGAAGGCCCAGGCCTTCGTCTTCGCCGCACTCCTCGCGATCCTTTTCCTGAGCTGA
- a CDS encoding glutathione S-transferase family protein yields the protein MLLYEHPLSSYAQKIKIALREKGVPFTGEIPESFGSGRSDGPFAAANPRTEVPVLVDGDVSIFESTVILEYIEERWPDPPLLPRDPAARAFARLTEEVCDTQYEAVNWGFGEVLWFARATGALADHLRERAAAQTRTLQAWLTSRLGEADWFGGDTFGWADAAAAPMVNRSVHYGLGPEAGTPLARWHARLRERPSVAATFAEFDAAAETMAAASNHYTTGGRRRAYRDHRIEWMVKTGGIEVVLAGLRDGNIRFPWPEG from the coding sequence ATGCTGCTCTACGAGCACCCGCTTTCGTCCTACGCCCAGAAGATCAAGATCGCGCTACGCGAGAAGGGTGTACCGTTCACGGGCGAGATCCCCGAGAGCTTCGGCAGCGGCCGAAGCGACGGCCCCTTCGCCGCCGCCAACCCGCGTACCGAGGTGCCGGTGCTGGTCGATGGCGACGTCTCGATCTTCGAATCGACCGTGATTCTCGAATACATCGAGGAGCGTTGGCCCGATCCGCCGCTTCTGCCCCGCGACCCGGCCGCCCGCGCGTTTGCACGGCTCACCGAGGAGGTCTGCGATACGCAGTACGAGGCGGTGAACTGGGGATTTGGCGAAGTGCTGTGGTTTGCCCGCGCCACCGGCGCCCTGGCCGACCACCTTCGGGAGCGGGCCGCGGCGCAGACCCGCACGCTCCAGGCTTGGCTGACGTCGCGCCTCGGCGAGGCCGACTGGTTCGGCGGCGACACGTTCGGCTGGGCCGACGCGGCGGCGGCGCCGATGGTCAACCGTTCGGTGCATTACGGCCTGGGGCCGGAGGCAGGCACGCCGCTCGCCCGCTGGCACGCGCGGCTGCGGGAACGGCCCTCCGTCGCCGCGACCTTCGCGGAGTTCGACGCCGCCGCGGAGACAATGGCCGCCGCCTCGAACCATTACACGACGGGCGGGCGCCGCCGGGCATATCGCGACCACCGGATCGAATGGATGGTGAAAACCGGCGGGATCGAGGTGGTGCTGGCCGGCCTACGCGACGGCAACATCCGCTTTCCGTGGCCGGAGGGTTGA
- a CDS encoding L,D-transpeptidase family protein: MRAASEAGTGIVRTLSVALAALLAFSQAPACAEEAPAATESGVVIRKAAVDLANEPAVTTDATDGAAATVDAPPSGEPAPAPAAEGPPAPVAPSEPLPAAVYARLTDSAPLLQRLTGKDREAIQAFYALGNFKPVWIENRTFTAAANAAIARLREAGEDGLDPNAYPVPVVGKLSRPDTEAEIAEADLKLSAALALYARDARGGRVNPATISKLITPTLDLPPADTVLTRLAAAGAGAGEVLQSYNPRQPGYLALKKRLAGLRAGRTQGVPSVRLPDGPDLKLGMSDPRVPLLRSRFGLDARPAGTLDMAPGEADAYDRSVADAVKSFQRSRGLPASGTLTRATVAALASPSVPKTSASEADLLVNMERWRWLPPELGPNYVFVNVPEFKLKVIRDGQVRDETRVIVGKPTSPTPTFSGMMEYAVVNPSWYVPPSILKQMLASGRTAGFEVVRRGGNISLRQPPGERNALGFIKFMFPNQHAVYLHDTPNRSLFSASTRAFSHGCVRVDDPFRFADAVLPNWTQERLKKLIGKGERTLRLPEKLPVHLAYFTAEVDDLGTYRTLTDLYGYDGPMKVALGLSPRSDAVAKGPTKEKRPSAEASRAAPRQAIAREAVRSERRAAPRRSSDMFGEPENAPTYAYPPRSYW, translated from the coding sequence ATGCGCGCTGCATCGGAAGCCGGAACGGGCATCGTGCGGACCTTGTCCGTCGCGCTGGCGGCCCTCCTCGCTTTCAGCCAAGCCCCGGCCTGTGCCGAGGAAGCGCCGGCCGCGACGGAATCGGGCGTCGTCATCCGTAAGGCCGCCGTCGATCTCGCCAACGAACCGGCGGTCACGACCGACGCCACCGACGGCGCGGCAGCGACCGTCGATGCGCCGCCCTCCGGCGAGCCCGCCCCCGCGCCCGCTGCCGAGGGGCCGCCGGCGCCCGTCGCGCCGAGCGAGCCGCTTCCGGCGGCCGTCTATGCGCGTCTCACCGATTCCGCGCCGCTGCTCCAGCGACTGACCGGCAAGGATCGCGAGGCGATTCAGGCTTTCTACGCGCTCGGCAACTTCAAGCCGGTCTGGATCGAGAACCGGACCTTTACCGCCGCCGCCAACGCGGCCATCGCCCGCCTGCGGGAAGCGGGCGAGGACGGGCTCGATCCGAACGCCTATCCCGTTCCAGTCGTGGGCAAGCTCAGCCGCCCGGACACGGAGGCCGAGATCGCCGAGGCCGACCTCAAGCTCTCGGCCGCGCTCGCCCTCTACGCCCGCGACGCCCGCGGCGGACGGGTGAACCCGGCCACGATCTCAAAGCTCATCACGCCCACCCTCGACCTGCCGCCGGCTGACACGGTGCTGACCCGCCTTGCCGCGGCGGGTGCGGGGGCCGGAGAGGTGCTGCAAAGCTACAATCCGCGCCAGCCCGGATACCTCGCCCTGAAGAAGCGCCTCGCCGGACTGCGTGCCGGCCGGACGCAGGGCGTGCCGAGCGTCAGGTTGCCCGACGGGCCGGATCTCAAGCTCGGGATGAGCGATCCGCGCGTACCGCTGCTGCGCAGCCGCTTCGGCCTGGACGCGCGCCCCGCCGGCACCCTCGATATGGCACCCGGCGAGGCGGATGCCTACGACCGCTCCGTCGCCGATGCCGTCAAGAGCTTCCAGCGCAGCCGCGGCCTCCCGGCGAGCGGGACGCTCACCCGCGCGACCGTCGCCGCGCTTGCCAGCCCGAGCGTGCCGAAGACGAGCGCGAGCGAGGCCGACCTTCTCGTCAACATGGAGCGCTGGCGCTGGCTGCCGCCCGAACTCGGGCCGAACTACGTTTTCGTCAACGTGCCCGAATTCAAGCTGAAGGTCATTCGCGATGGGCAGGTGCGTGACGAGACGCGGGTGATCGTCGGCAAGCCGACGAGCCCGACGCCGACCTTCTCGGGGATGATGGAATACGCCGTCGTCAATCCGTCCTGGTACGTGCCGCCCTCGATCCTGAAGCAGATGCTGGCCTCGGGCCGCACCGCCGGGTTCGAGGTGGTGCGTCGGGGCGGCAACATCTCGCTGCGCCAGCCGCCGGGGGAGCGGAACGCGCTCGGCTTCATCAAGTTCATGTTCCCCAACCAGCACGCGGTCTACCTGCACGACACGCCGAACCGCTCGCTGTTCTCCGCCTCGACCCGCGCCTTCAGCCATGGCTGCGTGCGCGTGGACGACCCGTTCCGCTTCGCCGACGCGGTGCTGCCGAACTGGACGCAGGAACGCCTCAAGAAGCTGATCGGCAAGGGCGAGCGGACGCTGCGCCTGCCCGAGAAGCTGCCGGTGCACCTCGCCTACTTCACGGCGGAAGTGGACGATCTCGGGACCTACCGCACCCTGACGGACCTCTACGGCTACGATGGCCCGATGAAGGTCGCGCTGGGGCTGAGCCCCCGCTCGGACGCCGTGGCGAAGGGGCCCACGAAGGAGAAGCGCCCGAGTGCCGAGGCCTCCCGCGCGGCTCCGCGCCAGGCGATCGCGCGTGAGGCAGTACGCAGCGAGCGCCGCGCTGCCCCCCGCCGCTCGTCGGACATGTTCGGCGAACCCGAAAACGCCCCGACCTACGCGTATCCGCCGCGCAGCTACTGGTAG
- a CDS encoding AbrB/MazE/SpoVT family DNA-binding domain-containing protein, whose product MKLAIKRIGNSTGLILPKELVGRLKLDQGDWLHVTENADGTLHLSPYDPTFKKGMKIAGKAMKSYRNALAELAK is encoded by the coding sequence ATGAAACTCGCAATCAAGCGCATCGGAAATTCGACCGGGCTGATCCTGCCGAAGGAACTCGTCGGCAGGCTCAAGCTGGATCAGGGTGACTGGTTGCACGTCACCGAGAACGCCGACGGCACGCTGCATCTCTCGCCCTACGACCCGACCTTCAAGAAGGGCATGAAGATCGCCGGTAAGGCGATGAAGTCCTATCGGAACGCGCTCGCCGAGCTTGCGAAGTAA
- a CDS encoding sigma-54-dependent transcriptional regulator translates to MSTTVLIIDDDPVQRRLAEAMVRRLGFQAQIAENGHDGLNLLRGGESVDVVLLDLVMPGGMDGLSVLAEMRKSGIDTPVIVQTSNGSIDAVVNAMRAGAVDFVVKPAGAERLQVSIKNALRVDQLEEEVRRMRRRASGALGFKDLASKSPDMERVIRLAERSAKSNIPVLIEGESGVGKEVLARAIQGSGDRRGKPFVTVNCGAIPENLVESTLFGHEKGAFTGATEKHVGKFVEASGGTLFLDEIGELPLDAQVKLLRALQEGEVDPVGGKRAVRVDIRLISATNRSLLDLVKQGKFREDLYYRLNVFPMTLPPLRARREDIPDLVRSFCARFAAEEGKRLRGITAEAMALLSRYPWPGNVRQLENALFRAVVLADGDELTVAEFPQIAAQVEGFDVRIPPLPAQAALPAGGLEPVREIVRVEVRDPHAMSLVVEDTGDMKTMEAVEAEVIRFALQFYRGRMSEVSRRLGIGRSTLYRKLKELGLDEEERSEDAA, encoded by the coding sequence ATGTCGACCACCGTTCTCATCATCGACGACGATCCCGTGCAGCGTCGCCTCGCCGAGGCGATGGTGCGTCGCCTCGGTTTCCAGGCACAGATCGCGGAGAACGGCCATGACGGGCTCAATCTGCTGCGCGGCGGCGAAAGCGTCGATGTCGTGCTGCTCGATCTCGTCATGCCCGGCGGCATGGATGGACTGAGCGTCCTGGCCGAGATGCGCAAGAGCGGCATCGATACCCCCGTCATCGTTCAGACCTCGAACGGCTCCATCGACGCGGTGGTCAACGCCATGCGGGCGGGCGCCGTCGATTTCGTGGTCAAGCCGGCCGGCGCCGAGCGTCTTCAGGTCTCGATCAAGAACGCCCTGCGGGTCGATCAGCTTGAGGAGGAGGTGCGCCGGATGCGCCGCCGCGCCTCGGGCGCGCTGGGCTTCAAGGATCTCGCCTCGAAGAGCCCGGACATGGAGCGGGTGATCCGGCTGGCCGAACGGTCGGCCAAATCGAACATCCCCGTCCTGATCGAGGGCGAATCGGGTGTCGGCAAGGAGGTTCTGGCCCGCGCGATCCAGGGCTCGGGCGACCGGCGCGGCAAGCCGTTCGTCACCGTGAACTGCGGGGCGATCCCCGAGAACCTCGTCGAATCGACCCTGTTCGGTCACGAGAAGGGCGCCTTCACCGGCGCCACCGAGAAGCATGTCGGCAAGTTCGTGGAAGCGTCGGGGGGCACGCTGTTCCTCGACGAGATCGGAGAACTGCCCCTCGATGCTCAGGTGAAGCTCCTGCGGGCGCTGCAGGAGGGCGAGGTCGATCCCGTGGGCGGCAAGCGCGCCGTGCGCGTCGATATCCGTCTGATCTCGGCGACCAACCGCTCGCTGCTCGACCTCGTAAAGCAGGGCAAGTTCCGCGAGGATCTCTATTACCGCCTCAACGTCTTCCCCATGACGCTGCCGCCGCTGCGGGCGCGGCGCGAGGACATCCCGGATCTCGTGCGCTCGTTCTGCGCGCGGTTCGCGGCGGAGGAAGGCAAACGCCTGCGCGGCATCACGGCCGAGGCGATGGCGCTGCTCTCGCGCTATCCCTGGCCCGGCAACGTGCGCCAGTTGGAGAACGCGCTGTTCCGAGCGGTCGTGCTCGCCGACGGCGACGAACTGACGGTGGCGGAATTTCCGCAAATCGCGGCGCAGGTCGAGGGTTTCGATGTCCGCATCCCGCCGTTACCGGCGCAGGCTGCCCTGCCCGCGGGCGGGCTCGAGCCGGTGCGGGAGATCGTCCGCGTCGAGGTGCGCGATCCGCACGCCATGTCGCTCGTCGTCGAGGACACCGGCGACATGAAGACGATGGAGGCGGTCGAGGCGGAGGTGATCCGGTTCGCCCTGCAATTCTACCGCGGCCGAATGTCCGAAGTCTCCCGCCGCCTCGGAATCGGCCGATCGACCCTCTACCGCAAACTCAAGGAGCTCGGCCTCGACGAAGAGGAGCGCTCCGAGGACGCCGCCTGA
- a CDS encoding DUF1244 domain-containing protein, which produces MTEPAPGIDPATQTELEAAVFRRLVSHLRNRTDVQNIDLMNLAGFCRNCLSNWLKDAADERGLALSKDQSRELVYGMPYEEWKQKHQTEAAPDQQARFSAAQTGGH; this is translated from the coding sequence ATGACCGAACCCGCACCCGGCATCGATCCCGCGACGCAGACCGAGCTGGAGGCGGCCGTGTTCCGCCGCCTCGTCTCGCATCTGCGCAACCGCACCGATGTGCAGAATATCGACCTGATGAATCTCGCTGGCTTCTGCCGCAACTGCCTGTCGAACTGGCTAAAGGACGCGGCCGACGAGCGCGGCCTCGCCCTCTCGAAGGATCAGAGCCGCGAGCTCGTCTACGGCATGCCCTACGAAGAGTGGAAGCAGAAGCACCAGACCGAGGCGGCCCCCGATCAGCAGGCACGCTTCTCCGCTGCCCAGACCGGCGGCCACTGA
- a CDS encoding M3 family oligoendopeptidase: MSSRAVFAALSPDLPRGAEELAAVRGALQAADLGVLPEWDLTDLYPSMDAPAFRDDLDRAEAESRVFAERYAGRIAEIAAGPDASSVLGESVQTFERIEDLMGRLMSYAGLVYSGDTTDETRAKFYGDTRERLTTASGDLLFFGLELNRVEDAVLDAAMVAGPLAHYRPWIEDLRREKPHQLDDRTEKLFLDKSVTSNAAWDRLFNETIASLRFSVQGERLTLEPTLNKLQDADGAVRQEAAQALGETLRANLRIFTLITNTLAKDKEISDRWRGFKDVADARHLSNRVEPEVVAAMVEAVRAAYPRLSHRYYRLKAKWFGVEALPYWDRNAPLPKVEQRTIPWAQARDTVLEAYDAFSPDMAGIAKKFFDGGWIDAPTRPGKAPGAFAHPTVPSAHPYVLVNYQGKPRDVMTLAHELGHGVHQVLAAPNGALMAPTPLTLAETASVFGEMLTFQRLLGQTTDPTQRRAMLAAKVEDMINTVVRQIAFYSFERKVHLARAKGELTAEQINELWMSVQSESLGPAITLDKGYEPFWAYIPHFIHSPFYVYAYAFGDCLVNSLYGVYARAEPGFVERYFALLSAGGSKPYGELLKPFGLDASDPGFWQIGLGMIEGMIAELEAMEGA, encoded by the coding sequence ATGTCGAGCCGAGCCGTTTTCGCCGCCCTGTCGCCGGACTTGCCGAGAGGGGCTGAGGAACTCGCGGCGGTGCGCGGGGCGCTGCAGGCGGCCGATCTCGGCGTGCTGCCGGAATGGGACCTTACCGACCTCTATCCGAGCATGGACGCGCCGGCCTTCCGCGACGATCTCGACCGGGCTGAGGCGGAGAGTCGAGTTTTCGCCGAACGCTATGCGGGCCGGATTGCCGAGATCGCGGCCGGGCCGGATGCCTCTTCCGTGCTCGGCGAGTCGGTGCAGACCTTCGAGCGGATCGAGGATCTGATGGGGCGGCTGATGTCCTATGCCGGCCTTGTCTATTCCGGCGACACGACGGACGAGACCCGCGCCAAGTTCTATGGCGACACCCGCGAGCGGCTGACTACGGCCTCGGGCGACCTGCTGTTCTTCGGTCTGGAGTTGAACCGCGTCGAGGATGCCGTGCTCGATGCCGCGATGGTGGCCGGGCCGCTGGCCCACTACCGGCCCTGGATCGAGGATCTGCGGCGCGAGAAGCCGCACCAGCTCGACGACCGCACGGAAAAGCTGTTCCTCGACAAGTCGGTGACATCGAACGCCGCCTGGGACCGGCTGTTCAATGAGACGATCGCCTCACTCCGCTTCTCGGTTCAGGGCGAGCGCCTGACGCTGGAGCCGACGCTCAACAAGCTTCAGGACGCGGACGGGGCGGTGCGCCAGGAGGCGGCGCAGGCGCTCGGCGAGACCCTGCGGGCGAATCTGCGTATCTTCACGCTGATCACCAACACCCTGGCCAAGGACAAGGAGATCTCTGACCGCTGGCGCGGCTTCAAGGACGTGGCCGATGCCCGCCACCTCTCGAACCGCGTCGAGCCGGAGGTCGTCGCCGCCATGGTCGAGGCCGTGCGCGCGGCCTATCCGCGGCTGTCGCACCGCTATTACCGGCTCAAGGCCAAGTGGTTCGGCGTCGAGGCGCTGCCCTACTGGGACCGCAACGCGCCGCTGCCGAAGGTCGAGCAGCGCACGATTCCTTGGGCTCAGGCCCGCGACACGGTGCTGGAGGCCTACGACGCCTTCTCACCGGACATGGCCGGCATCGCCAAGAAATTCTTCGACGGCGGCTGGATCGATGCGCCGACCCGGCCCGGCAAGGCGCCCGGCGCCTTCGCGCACCCGACCGTGCCCTCGGCCCACCCCTACGTGCTGGTGAATTACCAGGGCAAGCCGCGCGACGTGATGACCCTCGCGCACGAACTCGGCCACGGCGTGCATCAGGTGCTCGCCGCCCCCAACGGCGCGTTGATGGCGCCGACCCCCCTGACGCTGGCCGAAACGGCGAGCGTGTTCGGCGAGATGCTGACCTTCCAGCGCCTCTTGGGCCAGACCACGGACCCGACCCAGCGCCGGGCGATGCTGGCGGCCAAGGTCGAGGACATGATCAACACGGTGGTACGCCAGATCGCGTTCTACTCGTTCGAGCGGAAGGTCCACCTCGCCCGCGCCAAGGGCGAGCTGACGGCCGAGCAGATCAACGAACTCTGGATGTCGGTGCAGTCCGAGAGCCTCGGTCCGGCAATTACCCTCGACAAGGGCTACGAGCCGTTCTGGGCCTACATCCCGCACTTCATCCACTCGCCGTTCTACGTCTACGCCTACGCGTTCGGCGATTGCCTCGTGAACTCGCTCTACGGCGTCTACGCCCGCGCCGAGCCCGGCTTCGTCGAGCGCTACTTCGCCCTGCTGTCGGCCGGCGGTTCGAAGCCTTACGGCGAGTTGCTGAAGCCGTTCGGGCTCGACGCCAGCGATCCGGGCTTCTGGCAGATTGGTCTCGGGATGATCGAGGGGATGATCGCGGAGCTGGAGGCGATGGAGGGAGCGTAG
- a CDS encoding type II toxin-antitoxin system death-on-curing family toxin yields the protein MIWLTSKLVQAIHAQQLKLFGGPSGLRDEGALESAVGRPTNRAGYGEPDLSELAAAYAFRIANNRPFIDGNKRAALLAFVTFLGLNDIDFFVAEAEAVLMIRGLAAGEIDESGLTRWIRDNWPKA from the coding sequence ATCATCTGGCTCACGAGCAAGCTCGTCCAGGCCATCCACGCACAGCAACTCAAGCTCTTCGGCGGGCCTTCGGGTCTGCGCGACGAGGGGGCGCTCGAATCGGCCGTCGGTCGGCCCACCAACCGCGCGGGCTACGGCGAGCCAGACCTGTCCGAACTCGCCGCGGCCTACGCTTTCAGAATCGCCAATAACCGTCCGTTCATCGATGGCAACAAGCGCGCGGCACTGCTGGCGTTCGTGACCTTTCTCGGTCTGAACGACATCGACTTCTTCGTTGCCGAGGCGGAGGCGGTGCTGATGATCCGTGGCCTCGCCGCGGGCGAGATCGATGAATCCGGCCTGACCCGCTGGATCCGAGACAACTGGCCGAAAGCGTAG
- a CDS encoding DUF882 domain-containing protein: MLRTIRDRLSSKRTSPSPRLKRLASATGAMAALLIAGTVETQDAVANGDTRSLSMVHEHTGETLNVTFKRDGRYDRAALDQINWLMRDWRENESVKMDPRLFDVVWEAQRSVGSTAPLRIVCGYRSPKTNGMLRRRSSGVAETSQHMLGKAMDFFMTDASIDQIRAVGMRMQRGGVGWYPRSGSPFVHLDVGSVRSWPRMSHDQLARLFPDGKTVHLPADGKPLARYEEARAEILSRGGTVLGYTALASADEVGEGPGLKGFFASLFGGSGGTDAPPAALASAAVPSKARAKPSIAVASADPADATAAMAYAAPAASEALRATSLRRDGASAKELLTGEADQAVVAPLPPRRPSEFAVVATALTIPLPPQRPVQLASLNGEGLGGMVHVAQAGSETRDEAPEPGAIEARLVPADADPREQVRSLFFAAVQGISEPAAPTAFVRVALARSRPDEALPAEALHIPSVEALGGRFSAEPATLSAARFSGSATQRPAAAR, from the coding sequence ATGCTGCGCACGATCCGGGACCGCCTGTCCTCGAAACGCACTTCGCCCTCCCCGCGCCTGAAGCGCCTCGCCTCCGCCACCGGCGCGATGGCCGCCCTGCTCATCGCCGGCACGGTCGAGACGCAGGACGCGGTCGCCAACGGCGACACCCGCAGCCTCTCCATGGTGCATGAGCACACCGGCGAGACGCTGAACGTCACCTTCAAGCGCGACGGGCGCTACGATCGCGCCGCCCTCGACCAGATCAACTGGCTCATGCGCGACTGGCGCGAGAACGAATCGGTCAAGATGGACCCGCGCCTGTTCGACGTGGTGTGGGAGGCGCAGCGTTCCGTCGGCTCGACCGCGCCGCTGCGCATCGTCTGCGGCTACCGCAGCCCGAAGACCAACGGCATGCTGCGTCGCCGCTCCTCGGGCGTTGCCGAGACCAGCCAGCACATGCTCGGCAAGGCCATGGACTTCTTCATGACCGATGCCTCGATCGACCAGATCCGCGCTGTCGGCATGCGGATGCAGCGCGGCGGTGTCGGCTGGTATCCCCGCTCGGGCTCGCCCTTCGTGCATCTCGATGTCGGCTCGGTGCGCTCCTGGCCGCGCATGAGCCACGACCAGCTCGCCCGCTTGTTCCCGGACGGCAAGACCGTCCACCTTCCCGCCGACGGCAAGCCGCTTGCCCGCTACGAGGAAGCCCGCGCTGAGATCCTCTCCCGCGGCGGCACCGTGCTGGGCTACACGGCGCTGGCCAGCGCCGACGAGGTCGGCGAAGGGCCGGGGCTCAAGGGCTTCTTCGCCTCCCTCTTCGGCGGAAGCGGTGGGACGGATGCGCCGCCGGCCGCGCTCGCCAGCGCCGCCGTGCCGTCGAAAGCCCGGGCCAAGCCGAGCATCGCCGTCGCGAGCGCCGATCCCGCCGATGCGACTGCCGCGATGGCCTATGCCGCACCGGCCGCCTCCGAGGCTCTGCGCGCGACGAGCCTGCGCCGGGACGGCGCCTCGGCCAAGGAATTGCTGACCGGCGAGGCGGATCAGGCGGTGGTCGCGCCGCTGCCGCCGCGGCGTCCCTCGGAATTCGCCGTCGTCGCCACCGCCCTCACCATTCCGCTGCCGCCGCAGCGCCCGGTGCAGCTCGCCTCTCTCAACGGTGAGGGCTTAGGCGGCATGGTTCACGTCGCGCAGGCCGGAAGCGAGACGCGCGACGAGGCGCCGGAGCCGGGCGCCATCGAGGCGCGTCTGGTGCCGGCGGATGCCGACCCGCGCGAGCAGGTCCGCAGCCTGTTCTTCGCCGCGGTTCAGGGCATCTCGGAGCCGGCCGCACCGACCGCCTTCGTCCGCGTGGCGCTGGCGCGCTCGCGCCCCGACGAGGCGCTGCCCGCCGAAGCGCTTCACATCCCCTCGGTCGAGGCGCTGGGCGGACGGTTCTCGGCCGAACCGGCGACTTTGTCCGCCGCCCGCTTCTCCGGCTCTGCCACGCAGAGGCCGGCTGCCGCCCGTTGA
- a CDS encoding ABC1 kinase family protein, with the protein MAETDREANRFTARASRYASVGANVGGVAARMAAARLFGGKDGASLNNAAALAQALGGLKGPIMKVAQLLATVPDLLPPEYAAELQKLQADAPPMGAAFVKRRMMAELGADWQSRFGSFDLKPAAAASLGQVHRAESLDGAALACKLQYPDMQSAVEADLKQLQVAFALHRRMNSWLDTSEIAKEIGARVREELDYGREAKHAELYGSVLRDVDSVRVPTVHPTLSTKRLLTLGWLDGERILNFADAPIEIRNRIAQAMFRAWWHPFSRAAVIHGDPHLGNYTVFSEGGEAQGINLLDYGCVRIFHPRFVGGVVDLYRGLLENDRDRVVHAYEVWGFKQLDKETVDILNIWARFIYGPLLEDRTRTVADGIEPGAYGRREAFSVHQALKERGPVTIPQEFVFMDRAAVGLGAVFLHLRSELNYHRLFEAEIERFSLEMLSERQETALAEAGLPAPV; encoded by the coding sequence ATGGCCGAGACCGACCGCGAAGCCAACCGCTTCACCGCCCGCGCGAGCCGCTATGCCAGCGTCGGCGCCAATGTCGGAGGGGTGGCCGCGCGGATGGCGGCGGCGCGCCTGTTCGGCGGCAAGGACGGTGCGAGCCTGAACAACGCGGCGGCTTTGGCCCAGGCGCTCGGCGGCCTCAAAGGGCCGATCATGAAGGTGGCGCAGCTGCTCGCCACCGTGCCGGACCTGCTGCCGCCGGAATATGCCGCCGAATTGCAGAAACTTCAGGCCGATGCGCCGCCGATGGGCGCGGCCTTCGTCAAGCGCCGGATGATGGCCGAACTCGGGGCCGACTGGCAGAGCCGCTTCGGCAGCTTCGATCTCAAGCCGGCCGCCGCCGCCTCGCTGGGGCAGGTCCATCGCGCCGAATCGCTCGACGGGGCAGCTCTCGCCTGCAAGCTCCAATATCCCGACATGCAGTCGGCCGTCGAAGCCGACCTGAAGCAGCTTCAGGTCGCCTTTGCGCTGCATCGCCGGATGAACTCTTGGCTCGATACCTCCGAGATTGCCAAGGAGATCGGCGCCCGGGTGCGGGAAGAACTCGATTACGGCCGCGAGGCCAAGCATGCCGAGCTCTACGGTAGCGTGCTCAGGGACGTTGATTCGGTGCGGGTGCCGACGGTCCATCCCACCCTGTCGACGAAACGCCTTCTTACCCTCGGCTGGCTCGACGGCGAAAGGATCCTGAATTTCGCCGACGCCCCGATCGAGATCCGCAACCGCATCGCCCAAGCCATGTTCAGGGCGTGGTGGCATCCGTTCAGCCGCGCCGCGGTCATCCACGGCGATCCGCATCTGGGCAACTACACCGTCTTTTCCGAGGGCGGCGAGGCGCAGGGCATCAACCTGCTCGACTACGGATGCGTACGCATCTTCCACCCGCGATTCGTCGGCGGCGTCGTCGATCTCTATCGCGGTCTGCTGGAAAACGACCGGGATCGCGTGGTCCACGCCTACGAAGTCTGGGGATTCAAGCAGCTCGACAAGGAGACCGTCGACATCCTCAATATCTGGGCCCGTTTCATCTACGGGCCGCTGCTGGAAGACCGCACGCGCACGGTCGCGGATGGGATCGAACCCGGAGCCTACGGCAGGCGGGAGGCCTTCTCTGTACATCAAGCCCTGAAGGAGCGCGGGCCGGTCACGATTCCACAGGAATTCGTGTTCATGGACCGTGCGGCGGTCGGGCTCGGTGCTGTCTTCCTGCACTTGCGGTCCGAGTTGAACTATCACCGCCTGTTCGAAGCCGAGATCGAGCGTTTCTCACTGGAAATGCTCTCGGAGCGTCAGGAAACGGCGCTCGCGGAAGCCGGTCTGCCGGCTCCGGTCTGA
- a CDS encoding DUF2312 domain-containing protein: MAASPAPAVDPSSVAADQLKSIIERIERLEEEKAGIAGDIKDVYAEAKANGFDVKVLRKIISLRKRDHDERQEEEAILELYLQALGMA, translated from the coding sequence ATGGCCGCCTCGCCTGCCCCCGCCGTCGACCCGTCCTCGGTCGCCGCCGACCAGCTCAAGAGCATCATCGAGCGCATCGAGCGTCTCGAAGAGGAGAAGGCCGGCATCGCGGGCGACATCAAGGATGTCTACGCCGAAGCCAAGGCCAACGGCTTCGATGTGAAGGTGCTGCGCAAGATCATCTCCCTGCGCAAGCGCGACCACGACGAGCGCCAGGAAGAGGAGGCGATCCTCGAACTCTACCTTCAGGCCCTCGGCATGGCGTAG